Proteins from one Coffea arabica cultivar ET-39 chromosome 8c, Coffea Arabica ET-39 HiFi, whole genome shotgun sequence genomic window:
- the LOC113706000 gene encoding uncharacterized protein, protein MGVCVTKMQAYDHLKVVGFIKGYNNWIAHGELSNYYEPTSNSENTSIGVSNGTNDMQDLVHDVFGIPHGTNELNREGDFPVSEAEKFYKLINDSQQDLYSGCKNFSKLSFIIHLLHLKCLGKMSNKIFNMLVELLREAFPEAMTNLPSSYYEAEKLMNTLGLGYEKIDACPNDCSLYWGNAEKRTSCETCNELRWVASKNDPTGEKRKIPQKVLWHFPLKARLQRLFMSSKIASQMRWHEEKRTKDGCMRHLADSPAWQTFDHLHPEFAKDCRNVRLGLASDGFNPFNNMSSTHSTWPVVLIPYNLPPWMCMKQPYFMLSLLIPGPSSPGNNIDVYLQSLVKELTEFDFPGYAMLSGWSTKGEYACLVCHKFTHARRLTHSFKHCYMGHHRFLDSKHKFRKQAQLFDGTEEYGKRPPLQTGDMINVCENIWGTLLDIEDKAKDHYNSRRDLREMGIRKELHPIETEPGKVYLPPSSFAMDKKQKTMFCNVLKKVKVPDGYATNVSRCVQVKPPRISGLKSHDNHILMQQLMPIALRKTLPKSVRYPLIRLSRYFRQFCSKVICPQDVPEGSIAQGYLAEECINFCSLYLADYVETKFNRLSRNEEVHKEIEEGLDIFSESGHPLGRGKPTVFDAHILSKAHQYILFNCDAVTPYIEQHRRLIEEGHPQVPQHLKERLHGENFACWFAEHIDKLELPENVSVLRYLRFLAKGPDVVGIQHDKYVVNGFRFHTNEVEKKRKTQNSGVTVNAATSSFASIRDQNPVLSELVYFGVLKNVVELIYGGRRVVLFECDWISNGSRMKQDADGFTVVNFANVRPHVEPFILASQASQVFYVEDPTDKDWQVVISTTARGGYNMGTTMDVETYLQSDVGNPVVENENEEISWVREDGLGIEVDLSQYNLI, encoded by the exons ATGGGTGTTTGTGTGACTAAAATGCAAGCATATGATCATTTGAAAGTGGTAGGCTTTATCAAGGGTTATAATAATTGGATAGCACATGGAGAACTTTCAAACTACTATGAACCCACATCTAATTCTGAAAATACATCAATTGGGGTTTCAAATGGGACTAATGACATGCAAGACTTGGTCCATGATGTATTTGGGATACCACATGGAACAAATGAATTGAATAGAGAAGGGGACTTTCCTGTTTCAGAGGctgaaaaattttacaaattgaTTAATGATTCTCAACAGGATCTGTACAGTGGTTGCAAAAATTTCTCGAAGTTGTCTTTCATTATTCATTTGCTTCACCTAAAATGCCTTGGTAAGATGAGTAACAAGATTTTTAATATGCTTGTTGAGCTGTTAAGAGAAGCATTTCCGGAGGCCATGACTAATTTGCCTTCTTCTTACTATGAGGCTGAGAAATTGATGAATACATTGGGGCTGGGTTATGAAAAGATCGATGCATGTCCTAATGATTGTTCTCTTTATTGGGGTAATGCTGAAAAAAGAACTTCATGTGAAACATGTAACGAGCTTAGGTGGGTTGCTTCAAAAAATGATCCAActggtgaaaaaagaaaaatccctCAAAAAGTATTGTGGCATTTTCCTTTAAAAGCTAGATTACAAAGACTATTTATGTCTTCTAAAATTGCATCTCAAATGAGATGGCATGAGGAAAAACGTACAAAAGATGGTTGTATGAGACATCTAGCTGATTCTCCAGCTTGGCAAACTTTTGACCATCTACATCCAGAATTTGCTAAGGATTGTCGAAATGTTAGATTGGGGTTGGCATCTGATGGGTTTAATCCATTCAACAACATGAGTTCTACACACAGTACTTGGCCTGTGGTTTTAATACCATATAACTTACCTCCGTGGATGTGTATGAAGCAACCGTACTTCATGTTGTCCTTGTTAATACCCGGACCATCCTCTCCTGGGAATAATATTGATGTTTATCTACAGTCTCTAGTTAAAGAATTGACCGAATT TGATTTTCCTGGATATGCAATGTTATCTGGGTGGAGCACTAAAGGTGAATATGCTTGTCTTGTTTGTCACAAGTTCACTCATGCTCGACGGTTGACTCATAGTTTCAAGCATTGCTATATGGGTCATCATAGATTCTTAGATAGTAAGCATAAATTTAGAAAGCAAGCCCAATTGTTTGATGGCACCGAAGAATATGGAAAGCGACCACCTTTACAAACTGGGGATATGATT AATGTTTGTGAAAATATTTGGGGGACATTGCTGGATATTGAGGATAAAGCAAAGGACCATTATAATTCCCGCCGTGATTTGAGAGAAATGGGAATAAGAAAAGAGTTGCATCCCATTGAGACAGAACCTGGAAAGGTTTACTTACCTCCATCTTCCTTTGCAATGGATAAAAAACAGAAAACTATGTTTTGCAATGTGCTAAAAAAAGTGAAAGTTCCAGATGGTTATGCAACTAACGTCTCAAGATGCGTTCAAGTAAAGCCACCAAGAATTTCGGGGCTTAAAAGTCATGATAATCATATCCTAATGCAGCAATTGATGCCTATAGCTTTGAGAAAGACTTTGCCAAAATCAGTGCGCTATCCTTTGATTCGATTGAGTAGATACTTCAGGCAGTTTTGTTCTAAAGTTATTTGTCCTCAAGATGTG cctGAAGGTTCGATTGCTCAAGGCTACTTGGCAGAAGAATGCATAAACTTTTGCTCGTTGTATCTTGCGGACTATGTTGAGACAAAATTCAATCGTCtaagcagaaatgaagaagtacatAAGGAAATTGAAGAGGGTTTAGATATATTCTCTGAATCAGGACATCCTTTGGGGAGGGGCAAGCCAACAGTCTTTGATGCTCATATCTTGAGTAAAGCACATCAGTATATTTTATTTAACTGTGATGCTGTCACACCTTACATAGA GCAGCATCGTAGATTGATAGAAGAAGGGCATCCTCAAGTTCCACAGCATCTAAAAGAGCGCTTGCACGGCGAAAATTTTGCTTGTTGGTTTGCTGAACAT attGACAAGTTAGAACTTCCTGAAAATGTTTCGGTGTTGAGATACTTGAGGTTCCTTGCTAAAGGTCCAGATGTTGTTGGAATCCAACATGACAAGTACGTTGTTAATGGATTTCGGTTTCACACCAACGAagttgagaagaaaagaaaaacgcagAATAGTGGTGTTACAGTCAATGCAGCAACATCCAGTTTTGCAAGTATAAGGGATCAAAATCCAGTTTTGAGTGAACTAGTTTACTTCGGCGTCTTGAAAAATGTTGTTGAATTAATTTACGGAGGTCGTCGGGTGGTGTTATTCGAATGTGATTGGATATCAAATGGTTCGAGAATGAAACAAGATGCTGATGGgtttactgtagtcaattttgCAAATGTGAGGCCTCATGTTGAGCCATTTATACTTGCTTCACAAGCATCACAAGTTTTTTATGTGGAAGATCCAACTGATAAGGATTGGCAAGTTGTTATCTCTACCACTGCAAGAGGTGGATATAACATGGGCACAACCATGGATGTTGAGACATATTTGCAAAGTGATGTTGGAAATCCTGTTGTTGAGAATGAAAATGAGGAAATTAGTTGGGTTCGTGAGGATGGACTTGGGATTGAAGTTGATTTGTCCCAATATAATCTGATTTAG